One genomic window of Anguilla anguilla isolate fAngAng1 chromosome 13, fAngAng1.pri, whole genome shotgun sequence includes the following:
- the utp3 gene encoding something about silencing protein 10, producing the protein MVRAQRAVRQPKLKKATHLDGDDPAAYEDMPVPDKRSSKYVEDEIAEFHSKKIAKLLADGVQAGSDQEDIADEDEVMALEVSDSDEEDDDDEEDEEEEAEQDEMDMDSDLEGKKGDDLPNEMAWGHRKKMFYDSDYVAAKGKSQEEVEAEDEEEEEEAKNIQRRLVGNLSEEDYDLHLLQAFAEVPEEAGKPSQKEEKIVKDLEKMSHKEKLKLLKKESPELLELIQDFKAKLAELRDEVQPLLEMVSDGRIPEGKGADYLRTKQQLYLNYCTNISFYLVLKAKRVAAQSHPVIERLVSYRNLINDLGEVDARLAPQMRQLLSEAQRQEAARKPAGSKHGSATGRSTKVTEESGSKAEGESESDFHEEAALRFYREQEARLKQKSRKQQPEEEPEQDEDELDPEAKRGITYQMAKNKGLTPKRKKIDRNPRVKHREKFRRAKICRKGQVCEVRKEEQRYSGEWSGIRAGVIKSTKFK; encoded by the exons ATGGTGAGAGCGCAAAG GGCGGTGAGGCAGCCGAAGCTCAAGAAGGCGACACATCTTGACGGCGATGACCCGGCAGCTTATGAAGATATGCCTGTTCCAGACAAG AGATCATCTAAGTATGTAGAGGACGAGATTGCAGAATTCCACAGCAAAAAGATTGCG aaATTGCTGGCTGATGGAGTACAGGCAGGCAGTGACCAGGAGGACATTGCTGATGAG GATGAGGTGATGGCTTTAGAAGTTTCTGATTCAGACGAGGAAGATGACGACGATGAGGaggacgaagaagaagaagcagaacaAGACGAGATGGACATGGACAGTGACCTTGAGGGAAAGAAGGGCGATG ACCTTCCCAATGAAATGGCTTGGGGACATAGGAAGAAAATGTTCTATGATTCTGATTATGTCGCTGCCA AAGGGAAGTCTCAGGAGGAGGTAGAGgcagaggatgaggaagaggaagaagaagcaaAAAACATCCAAAGACGCCTGGTGGGCAATCTCAGCGAAGAGGATTATGacctgcacctcctccag GCATTTGCAGAAGTGCCCGAGGAAGCAGGGAAGCCTTcacagaaggaggagaagatTGTGAAGGATCTGGAGAAGATGTCCCACAAAGAGAAGTTGAAACTGCTGAAGAAGGAGTCCCCGGAGCTGCTGGAGCTCATACAAGATTTCAAGGCCAAG CTGGCTGAGCTGAGGGATGAGGTGCAGCCTCTCTTGGAGATGGTCAGTGACGGACGGATCCCTGAGGGGAAG GGTGCAGATTACCTCAGGACCAAACAGCAGCTCTACCTGAA CTATTGCACAAATATCAGTTTCTACCTGGTGCTGAAGGCCAAGAGAGTCGCGGCGCAGAGCCACCCTGTGATCGAGAGGCTGGTCTCCTACAGGAAC CTGATAAATGATCTGGGAGAGGTGGATGCCAGACTCGCCCCGCAGATGCGCCAGCTGCTGTCCGAAGCCCAGCGACAGGAGGCCGCCAGGAAACCCGCGGGCAGTAAGCACGGCAGCGCCACCGGCAGGAGCACGAAG GTAACGGAAGAGTCCGGGTCGAAGGCTGAAGGCGAGTCCGAGTCGGACTTCCACGAGGAGGCGGCCCTGCGCTTCTACAGGGAGCAGGAGGCGAGGCTGAAGCAGAAGAGCAGGAAGCAACAGCCCGAGGAAGA aCCGGAGCAAGATGAGGATGAGCTTGACCCAGAGGCCAAGAGAGGCATCACCTACCAG ATGGCCAAGAATAAGGGCCTCACAccaaagaggaagaaaatcgACCGGAACCCACGCGTCAAACACCGGGAGAAATTCCGCCGCGCCAAGATCTGCAGAAAGGGCCAG GTTTGCGAGGTCCGTAAGGAAGAACAGAGGTACAGTGGAGAATGGTCTGGTATTCGTGCCGGAGTTATAAAGAGTACCAAATTCAAGTGA
- the ppcs gene encoding phosphopantothenate--cysteine ligase has product MAGVESPASPSAEGRLTAEFAVPSHVEAERALMAEFAERHASAGRRVVLITSGGTKVPLESRTVRFLDNFSSGRRGASSAEYFLDSGYAVIFLHRHRSLYPYTRLYSGVNLMDALQMEEDGGSARVLVDQQVLPNIASVLKRYRAVKEAGLLLPVEFSTLSEYLHLLKAAAQALSSIGPKAMFYLAAAVSDFYIPASEMPEHKIQSSNGPLQISMKMVPKMLSPLVKDWAPHAFVISFKLETDPSILLERARRALDTYRHQAVVANILDTRRGYVVVVTRETQAELALTEEDARAGVEIEERIVSNLSAAHSGFIAQQG; this is encoded by the exons ATGGCAGGTGTAGAGAGCCCAGCTTCCCCTTCAGCAGAGGGCAGGCTGACTGCGGAGTTTGCCGTCCCGTCCCACGTTGAGGCAGAGAGGGCACTCATGGCTGAGTTTGCAGAGCGTCACGCGTCTGCGGGCCGCAGGGTGGTGCTGATCACGTCGGGTGGCACCAAGGTCCCCCTCGAGTCCCGGACCGTCCGTTTCCTGGACAACTTTAGCAGCGGGAGGCGAGGGGCCTCCTCGGCAGAGTACTTCCTGGATTCGGGCTACGCAGTCATCTTCCTGCACAGGCACCGCTCTCTGTACCCCTACACCCGCCTCTACTCCGGGGTCAACCTGATGGACGCCCTGCAGATGGAGGAAGACGGGGGCTCTGCCCGGGTCTTGGTGGACCAGCAGGTGCTGCCCAACATCGCGTCTGTACTGAAACGGTACAGGGCAGTGAAGGAGGCCGGGCTTCTGCTGCCAGTGGAGTTCAGCACCCTGTCCGAGTACCTGCACCTGCTCAAGGCCGCTGCCCAGGCACTCAGCTCCATAG GGCCCAAGGCCATGTTTTACCTGGCAGCTGCGGTGTCCGATTTCTACATACCGGCCTCAGAAATGCCCGAACACAAGATCCAGTCATCCAATGGCCCCTTGCAG ATCAGTATGAAAATGGTGCCCAAGATGCTGTCGCCTCTGGTGAAGGATTGGGCCCCGCATGCGTTCGTCATCTCTTTCAAACTGGAGACCGATCCGTCCATCCTGCTGGAGCGGGCTCGCCGCGCCCTGGACACCTACAGGCACCAGGCCGTGGTGGCCAACATCCTGGACACGCGGCGCGGCTACGTGGTGGTGGTGACCCGCGAAACGCAGGCCGAGCTGGCCCTCACGGAGGAGGATGCCCGGGCGGGCGTGGAGATCGAGGAGAGGATCGTCAGCAACCTGTCTGCCGCGCACAGCGGCTTCATCGCCCAGCAAGGCTGA